Sequence from the Tripterygium wilfordii isolate XIE 37 chromosome 10, ASM1340144v1, whole genome shotgun sequence genome:
atatatatatatatatattattttactgACCAGTACTTTAACCCCATCTCAACTATTAATACCTTGTTTGTATTACTAGTTAATATcgatgatattatatatattttgagagaCAATTTTGGTTAGTTAATACCATGGCTGAGGCTAGTCATGATATGTTCTCTCTCACACCATTTGATTTCACCATTGAAGTTCAAGGTGATCACAATCCTCCTTTTGAAAATTATGAGAAAGAGAATGTGgcattgaaaggaaaacaagACCTGTTTTTTGAAGATTTAGCACGACAGGTTGAGAATTCCACGTCATGTTCTGGATATGGTGTTTTAAATCAAGAAAGTGGAGCCACGGAAGAACCCTCCCAATTCATTCAACAATTGGGTGAGTCGTTTGAATTTTTCCCACAACCACAACCGACCCAGAAAACCACAAATTTTCTAACTAGCCAAACAGAAAGTGATCATCAAGAACCTGGAAATGAAATCACCCCTCCTCCGTCATATTCTCTATTAAATCTAGAGCTCCTTAGAAATTACCTAAGTGGTGTCAAGAAGTTGAAGGGGAAACAGTCTGGTAAATTTTAACTTCCCTATTTGTGTTAGTTTTCTCTAGACTTGTAATTGTAGATCAATTCTTTTATTAGAATTAGAAATCAAGATCCTTTTTTCACTATACCAGAAATATGACACTCTCTTATATTTTACAGGTAACACAAGCAACAATGAACATCATGGAAAGAAGATATCAACGGAAGAAATCATGAGAATAGCTGGAGCAAGGTACATACAGTTTTCCGACCAGATGTTCGATGATTACTCCATGCTTATGCACCCTTTTGGGCACGCTCTATCAGGCCTGTCTGAAGAGGAAACAAGAGATGTGGAGCTCACTCATCTTCTTCTAAATGCAGCAGAGAAGGTTGGTTCTCAACAATTTGAACGAGCAAGCAGTCTGCTGTCTCGTTGTGAGTGGATTGCATCGCAGCAGGGAAATTCTGTGCAGAGAATCGTCCACCACTTCTCTGTTGCACTCCGGGAGAGAATCGACAGAGAGACTGGAATTTTCCCAAAAAACTCATATCTGGTTCAGGAGAATATATCATCAAATGATGGGATGGGTTACGAGTTGTCTATGTTAAAGCATCACCAAGAGCTTCCTTTCAGTCAAGTAATGCAATTTACTACAGTTCAATCCTTGATTGAAAATGTTGGATCTGCTAAAAGGATTCACTTGATTGATCTTGCAATTAGGAGTGGGGTTCATTGGACGGCATTTATGCAAGCACTTGGTGAGCGCCAACAGAACCCAGTCCAGCTACTTAGAATTACTGCAATCGGATCAAAAGAGAAAAGTCATCTGATAGAAGACGTCGGGCAGAGACTATCAAGTTTCGCGAAATCCATGGACTTGCCATTCTCATTCAAGGCTGTCTATGTCCTAGACATGAACGACATCAGACAAGACATGTTCGAAATCAGACACGACGAAGCATTAGCTATCCATTCCAAATTGTTTCTGAGAACATTGCTTTCCAGGCCAATTTGCTTGGAAAATCTAATGAGAGTGATCAAAAACCTCAATCCTTTCATAATGGTGATTCAAGAGGTCGAAGCGAACCACAATTCACCTTCATTCGTGAATCGTTTCATCGAAGTCTTGTTCTTCTACAGTgcttactttgatgctttcgaaacaTGTATGGATAGCGGAGATGAACACAGAATCAGAAACGAAGAGATCTTATGCAGTGGAATTCGAAACATAGTAGCAATGGAGGGCAGCGAGAGACATGCTCGAAACGTTAAATTGGAGGTGTGGAGGACGTTCTTCGCTAGGTTTAAGATGGTAGAAGTAGGTTTTAGCGAATCGTCTCTGTACCAAGCGAGCTTGGTCGCGAAGCAGTTTCCGTGTGGAAGATCTGTTAATCTTCACAACAACGGCAAGGGTTTGATTGTTGGGTGGAAAGGAACGCCATTGCACTCTGTTACAGCTTGGAAGTTCggtagagagagatggaggTCATTTTCTAAGAATAACAAttctcaaaatccaaaatagttggatatttattttctgctttttttgtttattatttaatattgaGGTAACTACCAAATAAGTCGCAATTTCTTTAATATATGAGTGaataaaattcaatttctttaattttattatataattcATCAAAAATATTAGCGATCCCGGTAAATGAATCTCAGTCATCTGGATAATTAATCTTaaccattgattgatgtaagtatagGGGTCCATAAAACTTGATGCACATCAATCAAGATATATGATTGTTTACTGGGATGACTGGGATCCATAATTCATTTCAATGAGTGAACAATTTTAATCCCTTGATTCCAAATATTCTAGCCAAGGTATTATGCAAGATTGTCATTAAAAGTTTAAAAAGGTATAATACcacttacccaaaaaaatacCACCTCTCAAAAATTGTTTAAATATGAACGAATGCATCAAGTTTAACCTAATCTCGTCAAGGCATACGCCGAAAAAGCATCTTGCAATGAGCGCCGCTCCTTGACTCAACATTAGGTATTCTATTTGAGCGGCTAATTGAAAGACATATGATTGAGTATTGATTTGAGAACATTAGTAGAGAGTGATTAGGATGAGTTCGAGATTGCAGCCATACAAACAAAACGAGGACAAGGAACCCAAGGATGATCCCAGTGAGTCGCAAGACAAGGTAAAATCTAATCTCAATAcactttgttaattttttttttcttaacaaaCTTAATTGAATTGCATCAATTTGTTTTTTAATGAAAGATACTTTGATGATATATTTCATTCAATACATTTTTTAGAAGGTTACAAAGGATGGGGGGAAATTACATACAGATCTAAGATGACTAATATAGGTGGGTATACTACACATATAgcatatttaaaatttattgtagATTTTACGTGATGGATTATCATTGATTATTCTTATAAATTTATGTAGTCCATAGTAAATCCTTTGATGAGGGAGATAGAATATGAAATGACACATTTTCTTCACTAaagttttgtaaaaaaaaaatcctaattttcataattttttttgcaatatcactaagaaatatgtttctcattgatCTAAggtacacatatgtctaatataaccgattgtcaatcgaaccaCCTTTCGTTGGTCTGATTTTCACAATTTGTatgtactttttttaaaaaaatttatcatttgtagtttttttttctatctttAATTAATGTTTGAATATCCCATCATCTAACCAAAGTAATTTAACaatatatttagttttaatAGGAAAACTCAATAACAAAAAATTCGTTGATTACTTTGTTGTTACACGTGTCAACCCATGGTAAGTGTCTTTTAAACTTCGTTTTTCTCTTCGATCGTGTCGCGGCGGGGAGCAGAGCGGCACTGTAAGAATGGTGTCCAAAGCAAGCGACTCTTCCTCCAAAACTAGAGTTCGATTGATTGATTCCCTCTGCATCTATAGCTTTtccatgttgaatttgattattattttggacaattttgattattctttcaaattttttagtAGTGAAATTTGTCGATGATTCGCTCTTATCGCAGATAGTATTTACTAGTATATCTCTTGATTTTCCcttgtttttaaattttacaCTGCATAATTGAActtgaaattgatgattttcCTTTTGCTTTGATATTTTTGATGTTTGGGAGAATTGGGTTTTAGTTATTGTTTTGTTGACCTGATCCCCTGTTTGGTTGTTGAGAATTTATATCTGAATTGAAAGGAATTGGGGAGGCCTAGGGCTTGCCGAGCAAGGTTAAATATAGCTATAGGAATAATAcatcataataataattatttatgatttttcttgaTCTACTAGTGATTGTTAGTGACTATATCTGATTTTACAGTTTGCTATGTTAATGAATGTTACTATTTTTTATAAACTCTGATTCAATATTTCCAGAAATCGCATGGAGAACAATCAAATGAGGGCGTTGTGAACTTTTCTCACAAGCTAAATCAGCTTAAGAAGCAAATTCAAGCAGAGAGAATTATTACAGTAAAAGTGAGTCTAATCTGGTCTTcttttactttgttttcctgTTCTAAATTTTTGTGGTACCACATTTCAATGCCTCTTAAATAATGTAGTTGGAGTTacattgttgtttctttttaatcCTTTATCTacagaaaatttattttctgtcACAGAGAAATGAAATCTGagtttagttttttattttattttttttactttggtCAAATGAGAAGCAAGTGCAAGAAATCATGTAGCAgcataataatttttttccggAAAAGAAATTGACTATCACCCTAAAACAACTTGCCTTGCCAGTGCTTGGTTATGTGGAAATTTAAGTTCTGTAAATTGTtgctatatatatttaatttagtcCTTGCCTTATCTAGATAGATAAATTTCCCATAGAGaagttttccccctttttttacTTCTTGGAATCGAGGTCTATTTGTCTCTGTTATGAGGATCTACTTTCCAGACTTCATATTGATTGGAAAGTTTAAGTGCATATCATAATTGATTTTATCAGTCAAATTATGCATTCTAAAGGGATGCGAATTCTGTTGTTCTAGTTTCTGATAGATATGCAATGTTAATAATTCATGCAGGAAAAAGTTGAGAAGAACAAGAGGAAGTTAGAAACTCATGTTTCCCAGCTTATATTGGCAACATCAAGAAATGATGTTTTATCTGCAGATTGTAGTGCACATGGGAGAATACTCTCGTCAAGAATCAATTATCCACTCTGCAAGTATGGTGGATTTACTCAAGGACCAGGAGATGGGCACGTTATCAATGGTCATGAAATCATATACTCTGCCAGTATCAATCTTCCTTATATTGAGAAAATACCACCGTATACTACCTGGATATTCTTGGATCGGTATGTGATTAAGAATGCAAGTTCTATATCTCCTTCTTGACCTTTAATTAGTTTGGACATATTCATTATGTGTCAAGTGCTCTCCCTATGAATTGAAACTTAGACCTGGATTTAAGTGGTTAGTTGTTGCCTTTTTCAATTTGTGTAGCCAGTTTTGATTAAGGCCCCAATTATCATGCATTTGTTCCAGATGCACATAGCATTAATTAGGTTTCAAATTCTTGTATACATTTCCAATGCTTAAGGACTTAGAGCATGGGTATTTTTTCCCAGAAAAACACAAGTGATGCAGCCTCATAATATGACATAAAATGTAATTTGCATAATATATGCAGGGTAAGCAGTGTCATTACACTTTCCTCACACAAAATTGTTAATCGTTATTAACGAACAGCTGTAGTTGATATCAGCAAGTTGAGTTATTTGTCGTTTGCACTGACTGGGTGCATAGGGAgttcccaaaattttttttttttttttttgggggggggggggggggggggggggggttgatGTGTTTGAACAGTTTTGTGGTTTACCCTCCACTTGTTTCGTATGAAGGTTTGCTTTCTTATCTCAAATATGATTTTCACAGCACAGAAATCAGAGAATGGCCGAAGATCAGTCTATCGTTGGTAGGAGACGCATTTATTATGATCAGCATGGCAGTGAGGCACTTGTTTGTAGTGACAGTGAAGAAGATCTTGTAGAACCAGAAGAACCAAAACACAAATTTACTGATGGGGAAGATCGTATTCTATGGTAAGAATAAATTGATACCAGACTGCTAGGATCATATCTAATTTATCTTGAAGAAACTTATGTTATAGCTACTACCACTATGTCTATGAGATGTGTGCTACTGCATTtttcatcaacatcatcaatgCCTCAACCCCAAACAATTCAAGGCCGGTCACATGATCTGTAAGAAATTAGTTGGAATCCATCACTTGGATATACCTTTGCCATTCTTGTGCTTTCTTATCACTTTATCTATGTGTTTTTTTGGCTTTCCTCTTCTCTTTTTAGTATCTCCTATTCATTCACACCAACATTTGTATGTCATACATGCCCAAATCATGCTGGATGATTTTCTCTCATATTGTCATATTGACTTTCTTCAGCACTACATAGATTAAATAAACTTGTTTGTTATCATATCATTTCTTGTGTTGCTGCACAGAAGAcatcatatttttctttctcaagcATATTGTCTCTTAATAGTCCACCATTGAGTTTCATACATCATGGGGGCCTATAGCAGGCTTATAAAAACTCGGTGTTGCAATACtgagtgaaaattttgaattccgGAGTTTCAACTTAAAGAAGTATAAGTGGAAGACCTATTTCTAATTATTGAAATTTGTTGCTGGGGGAACTACTGAGAGTCTGAATGGGTCAAATTTAAAATTCATGAAAGTGAAAAGATTGCGGTAGTAATATTTTGAGATCAATTTCATTGACAGTGTGCCTGTTCTAGTATTTACTACTTATGGAGCTACCTTACCATGTGTGGTCTTGCAACGAAGTTTCTCCAGCAAAGTGAAATGCTATTACCATAAAAATGTTTATTGTGTAATCTTAGTGATGTCCATCTTCAATCAATGCCAATTcaagtgttttttatttttgctggTCACTTTTGACAGGATGGCTCTTGAGGACCATGGCCTAGATGAGCAAGTACTGAACATTGTGACTCAGTTTATTGGAGCCACTAGTACAGAAATCGAGGTACTCTGGATtagcataaaaaaaatctattttctCCATCACtaacaattttttaaatttcatagTTTAAATTTTCTGAATTATTTCCCATTTTGCTAGAGCTTATTGTATTTGAAATTTGCAGGAGCGTTACAGCATGCTTAAGGAAAAATTCCATGAGAAACTTGACTTGAACTTCAAAGATTCTGGGGACTCTGGAAGTGAAAGGGGCATTATGTTGGATAAGAGCCTTAGCGCTGGTCTAGACTCTTTTGATAACCTTTTTTGTCGTCGTTGTTTGGTACTAAGTCTCTGACCATTTCTAGTCTTAGATTATCTGTTTTAGAATATTATTAGTTTGACAGTCTCTGATGTAATTTCTAATTGCACCATTTCAATGCGTTTATTATTTGTATCCAACAGTTATTTGACTGTCGACTGCATGGCTGTTCTCAAACTTTGGTCAATCCTGTAAGTAGCagatttcttcattttttacaACTTTATCTGTCTTTTTGACCATCAATCTTATTATAATGCATCTGATAGAGTGAAAAGCAGACGTATTGGTCTGAATACGAAGATGACAGAAAACCCTGCAGTGATCAGTGTTACCTCCAGGTATGAGtggtttattatttttgatataTTCTGATGAATGTTTTATATATCTATTTTGAAATTAAGGTTTGGATGTTTAATATTCTAAGTTATATATAGTTCCTTAATCTTCATTGTATGATGATTTGTGATCTTTCTGCTAACATCATTCAAAACA
This genomic interval carries:
- the LOC120007261 gene encoding DELLA protein RGL1-like → MAEASHDMFSLTPFDFTIEVQGDHNPPFENYEKENVALKGKQDLFFEDLARQVENSTSCSGYGVLNQESGATEEPSQFIQQLGESFEFFPQPQPTQKTTNFLTSQTESDHQEPGNEITPPPSYSLLNLELLRNYLSGVKKLKGKQSGNTSNNEHHGKKISTEEIMRIAGARYIQFSDQMFDDYSMLMHPFGHALSGLSEEETRDVELTHLLLNAAEKVGSQQFERASSLLSRCEWIASQQGNSVQRIVHHFSVALRERIDRETGIFPKNSYLVQENISSNDGMGYELSMLKHHQELPFSQVMQFTTVQSLIENVGSAKRIHLIDLAIRSGVHWTAFMQALGERQQNPVQLLRITAIGSKEKSHLIEDVGQRLSSFAKSMDLPFSFKAVYVLDMNDIRQDMFEIRHDEALAIHSKLFLRTLLSRPICLENLMRVIKNLNPFIMVIQEVEANHNSPSFVNRFIEVLFFYSAYFDAFETCMDSGDEHRIRNEEILCSGIRNIVAMEGSERHARNVKLEVWRTFFARFKMVEVGFSESSLYQASLVAKQFPCGRSVNLHNNGKGLIVGWKGTPLHSVTAWKFGRERWRSFSKNNNSQNPK